From the genome of Aeromonas hydrophila subsp. hydrophila ATCC 7966:
CCAGAGCCGGGGCCAGCCCCTGTTTTCCCATTTGCCCCGCATACCTGATCTTGCCTCAGGTACGTCATCAACCGCAGGAATGGCACCATGCTCCACGTGTTTGGTCACAAGAATCCCGACAGCGACAGTATCTGTACCGCTCTGGTTGCCGCCGACTGGCTCAATCGTCAGGGCCGAGCGGCCCAGGCCTACGCCCTCGGCGAGCCCATCGCAGAAACCCGCTTCATTCTGGAAACCGCCGGCGTTGTCGCCCCGCCTCTGCTGCATGGCAGCGTGGCCAACAAGGAGGTATTCCTGGTGGATTTCAGCGAGCTGGAGCAGGGCCCCGAAGGGTTGGCCGAGGCGGACGTGCAGGGCCTCATCGATCACCATCGCATCGGTACCCTCATCACCCGGGGCCCGCTCGATGCCTGGATCCGGGCCGTCGGGTGCAGCGCCACCGTGCTGCTGGAGCTGATGGGCTATGACACCCTCTCCCGCGCCCAGGCTCGCCTGCTGCTGGGGGCCATCATCAGCGATACCTTCAGCCTCACCTCGCCCACCACCACGGCCCGCGACCGCGCCGCCGTCCATGCCCTGCTGCCGCTGGCCGATCTGGCGCTGGAGCCCTTTGCCCAGACCCTGCTGGAACGGCGCACCCAGCTCGGTGACGCCCCCATGACCGAGCTGCTTGCCGCCGACGAGAAGGCCTACCAGATCGCCGGCTACCAGCTCTATGTCAGCCAGATCTGCGTGATGGATCCCGCCCAGCTGCACAGCCGCCAGGCCGAGCTGGAACAAGCCATGCAAGCGCGGCTGATG
Proteins encoded in this window:
- a CDS encoding DHHA2 domain-containing protein: MLHVFGHKNPDSDSICTALVAADWLNRQGRAAQAYALGEPIAETRFILETAGVVAPPLLHGSVANKEVFLVDFSELEQGPEGLAEADVQGLIDHHRIGTLITRGPLDAWIRAVGCSATVLLELMGYDTLSRAQARLLLGAIISDTFSLTSPTTTARDRAAVHALLPLADLALEPFAQTLLERRTQLGDAPMTELLAADEKAYQIAGYQLYVSQICVMDPAQLHSRQAELEQAMQARLMQDELDAYVLMLTDLAKGGSQLYFASNGILPEQPTHLVGAVSRKKEGLPWLTRYLSGEQI